One Estrella lausannensis DNA window includes the following coding sequences:
- a CDS encoding NAD-dependent epimerase/dehydratase family protein, translated as MANRRVLITGMAGFIGYHLAKKLKELGDSLMGIDNFNDYYDSNLKRARIADLQDIRCVEGDIQDVTLLTALIKEFRPTHILHMAAQAGVRFSLLNPKAYIDANINGFLSILEVLKDHPEIKLLFASSSSVYGLNTKVPFDETDATDQQASFYGVTKKCNELMARTYHHLYGISAIGLRFFTVYGPFGRPDMAYYSFTDKIVKGIPIDVFGEDQMRDFTYIDDIIEGVIKAMDLPGGFEIFNLGNHRPVALMRFIQILESAVGQKAKIRVTSPQKGDVKETYASIEKSHQLLQFEPKTNLEEGIPLFVDWYRKYNAFKSL; from the coding sequence ATGGCAAACAGACGTGTTTTAATTACCGGCATGGCAGGATTTATCGGATACCACCTGGCCAAAAAGTTGAAGGAGCTTGGTGATTCCTTGATGGGAATCGACAATTTTAACGACTACTACGACTCGAACCTGAAAAGGGCGAGAATAGCGGATCTTCAAGATATCCGCTGCGTGGAAGGAGATATACAGGATGTCACCCTTCTGACAGCTTTAATCAAAGAGTTTAGGCCGACACACATTCTGCACATGGCAGCTCAGGCCGGTGTCCGCTTTTCCCTGCTCAATCCCAAAGCTTACATCGACGCGAACATTAACGGTTTTTTATCGATTCTGGAGGTGTTGAAGGATCATCCTGAGATTAAATTGCTATTTGCCTCATCCTCTTCCGTTTACGGTTTGAATACGAAAGTGCCCTTTGATGAAACGGACGCAACTGACCAACAGGCCAGTTTCTACGGGGTGACAAAAAAGTGCAACGAGCTGATGGCAAGAACGTATCATCACCTCTATGGCATTTCGGCCATCGGCCTCCGCTTTTTCACTGTATACGGTCCCTTTGGCAGACCCGACATGGCCTACTACTCTTTTACCGATAAGATTGTCAAAGGCATTCCTATCGACGTGTTTGGCGAAGACCAGATGCGCGATTTCACCTACATCGACGACATCATCGAAGGAGTGATTAAAGCCATGGATCTTCCGGGCGGGTTTGAAATTTTTAATCTCGGAAACCACAGGCCTGTCGCTCTAATGCGCTTTATTCAAATTTTAGAGAGTGCTGTTGGACAAAAAGCAAAGATCCGCGTTACTTCCCCGCAAAAGGGGGATGTTAAAGAGACATATGCCTCCATCGAAAAAAGCCATCAGTTGCTACAGTTTGAGCCCAAAACCAATTTGGAAGAGGGAATTCCGCTGTTTGTGGATTGGTACAGAAAGTACAATGCATTCAAGAGCCTGTAG